One Camelina sativa cultivar DH55 chromosome 3, Cs, whole genome shotgun sequence genomic window carries:
- the LOC104778358 gene encoding protein BIG GRAIN 1-like B — MDPWEPLDHHHHRHLRNHRHPSFSSSLLDQIYRSIDDSSPNSSSMRKTKHQNRDETTTTARVSSSSNRRATAAADGFIRSRNLKKNSEQEPVFFKLSSTTTSTSSDSSGGFSSSESESLYRRSKSSPAIHSSSHHHPKPIRTTVVEPNNTKKQEHGGSFLKTKSKALRIYTDLKKVKQPISPGGRLATFLNSIFTGAGNTKKLNKINTTTVNSAAAASSTTTTCSSASSFSRSCLSKTPSSSEKSKRSVRFCPVNVIFDEDSSNSKYNNNKREYDESTRHHRNYDTLEIRVMEENRRVIEAAKELLRTYQKSNKDVVKISGDDVDEEEEEDEDDDDDALSCTSSDLFELDNLSAIGIDRYREELPVYETTRLNTNRIVSR; from the coding sequence atgGATCCTTGGGAACCACtagaccaccaccaccaccgtcatCTCCGTAACCACCGTCAtccttctttctcctcttctctcctcGACCAAATCTACCGCTCCATCGACGATTCCTCTCCTAACTCCTCCTCCATGAGAAAGACCAAGCATCAGAACCGCGACGAGACGACGACGACAGCTcgcgtttcttcttcttccaaccGCCGCGCAACCGCCGCCGCCGACGGTTTCATCAGATCCAGGaatcttaaaaaaaactcagaacAAGAACCTgtcttcttcaagctctcctCTACTACTACCTCAACCTCCTCCGACTCCAGCGGTGGTTTCTCTTCTTCCGAGTCTGAATCTTTATATCGACGTTCTAAATCCTCTCCGGCtattcattcttcttctcatcatcaccCCAAACCCATCCGAACCACCGTCGTGGAACCAAACAACactaaaaaacaagaacatgGAGGAAGCTTTctcaaaaccaaatccaaagCGTTGAGGATCTACACCGATCTCAAGAAAGTCAAACAACCCATTTCTCCCGGCGGTCGTCTCGCCACTTTTCTCAACTCTATTTTCACCGGCGCCGGTAACACCAAAAAGCTTAACAAAATCAACACCACCACCGTCAACTCTGCTGCCGCGGCGTCGTCTACCACCACAACGTGCTCCTCCGCGTCGTCCTTCTCCAGATCTTGCTTGAGTAAAACGCCGTCTTCTAGCGAGAAATCGAAACGATCCGTTAGGTTTTGTCCCGTCAACGTCATCTTTGACGAAGACTCCTCCAACTCcaagtacaacaacaacaaaagagaatatGATGAATCCACTCGTCATCATCGAAACTATGATACTCTAGAGATCCGAGTCATGGAAGAGAATCGTCGTGTGATCGAAGCAGCTAAGGAGCTTCTCAGAACTTACCAGAAAAGCAACAAAGACGTTGTCAAAATCTCCGGCGACGAtgtagacgaagaagaagaagaagacgaggatgatgatgatgatgcgttGAGTTGCACGAGCTCTGATCTGTTCGAATTGGATAACTTATCGGCGATAGGAATCGATAGGTATCGAGAAGAGCTTCCGGTTTACGAAACAACTCGGTTAAACACGAATCGCATTGTTTCTAgatga
- the LOC104778359 gene encoding protein BIG GRAIN 1-like B: protein MDPWEPLDHHHHRHLRNHRHPSFSSSLLDQIYRSIDDSSPNSSSMRKTKHQNRDETTTTARVSSSSNRRATAAADGFIRSRNLKKNSEQEPVFFKLSSTTTSTSSDSSGGFSSSESESLYRRSKSSPAIHSSSHHHPKPIRTTVVEPNSTKKQEHGGSFLKTKSKALRIYTDLKKVKQPISPGGRLATFLNSIFTGAGNTKKLNKINTTTVNSAAAASSTTTTCSSASSFSRSCLSKTPSSSEKSKRSVRFCPVNVIFDEDSSNSKYNNNKREYDESTRHHRNYDTLEIRVMEENRRVIEAAKELLRTYQKSNKDVVKISGDDVDEEEEEDEDDDDDALSCTSSDLFELDNLSAIGIDRYREELPVYETTRLNTNRIISR from the coding sequence atgGATCCTTGGGAACCACtagaccaccaccaccaccgtcatCTCCGTAACCACCGTCAtccttctttctcctcttctctcctcGACCAAATCTACCGCTCCATCGACGATTCCTCTCCTAACTCCTCCTCCATGAGAAAGACCAAGCATCAGAACCGCGACGAGACGACGACGACAGCTcgcgtttcttcttcttccaaccGCCGCGCAACCGCCGCCGCCGACGGTTTCATCAGATCCAGGaatcttaaaaaaaactcagaacAAGAACCTgtcttcttcaagctctcctCTACTACTACCTCAACCTCCTCCGACTCCAGCGGTGGTTTCTCTTCTTCCGAGTCTGAATCTTTATATCGACGTTCTAAATCCTCTCCGGCtattcattcttcttctcatcatcaccCCAAACCCATCCGAACCACCGTCGTGGAACCAAACAGCactaaaaaacaagaacatgGAGGAAGCTTTctcaaaaccaaatccaaagCGTTGAGGATCTACACCGATCTCAAGAAAGTCAAACAACCCATTTCTCCCGGCGGTCGTCTCGCCACTTTTCTCAACTCTATTTTCACCGGCGCCGGTAACACCAAAAAGCTTAACAAAATCAACACCACCACCGTCAACTCTGCTGCCGCGGCGTCGTCTACCACCACAACGTGCTCCTCCGCGTCGTCCTTCTCCAGATCTTGCTTGAGTAAAACGCCGTCTTCTAGCGAGAAATCGAAACGATCCGTTAGGTTTTGTCCCGTCAACGTCATCTTTGACGAAGACTCCTCCAACTCcaagtacaacaacaacaaaagagaatatGATGAATCCACTCGTCATCATCGAAACTATGATACTCTAGAGATCCGAGTCATGGAAGAGAATCGTCGTGTGATCGAAGCAGCTAAGGAGCTTCTCAGAACTTACCAGAAAAGCAACAAAGACGTTGTCAAAATCTCCGGCGACGAtgtagacgaagaagaagaagaagacgaggatgatgatgatgatgcgttGAGTTGCACGAGCTCTGATCTGTTCGAATTGGATAACTTATCGGCGATAGGAATCGATAGGTATCGAGAAGAGCTTCCGGTTTACGAAACAACTCGGTTAAACACGAATCGAATTATTTCTAgatga